One window from the genome of Echinicola vietnamensis DSM 17526 encodes:
- the ytxJ gene encoding bacillithiol system redox-active protein YtxJ, with the protein MAWKAIDHLEQIQKIKEESKTQPVLIFKHSTSCSISGMAWNRLQRNWQEGDFAKVSPYVLDLLTYREISNAIAQEFAVDHESPQVILLKDGMAYYDTSHMGINYHDIIEKV; encoded by the coding sequence ATGGCTTGGAAAGCAATTGATCACCTAGAGCAAATCCAAAAAATCAAAGAAGAAAGCAAAACCCAACCGGTATTGATCTTCAAGCACTCTACCAGCTGCAGCATCAGTGGCATGGCTTGGAACCGGCTGCAACGCAATTGGCAGGAAGGGGATTTCGCAAAAGTCAGCCCTTACGTGCTGGACCTTCTTACCTACCGTGAGATTTCAAACGCCATCGCCCAAGAGTTTGCGGTGGACCATGAATCGCCCCAAGTAATCCTTCTCAAAGACGGCATGGCCTATTATGACACCAGTCACATGGGCATCAATTACCACGACATTATCGAAAAGGTATAG
- a CDS encoding DUF3826 domain-containing protein: protein MNKNIKSFLLAVILITGLAAVAHAQGFDPEYVKVTNERADKILENMDIADPQKADKVSDIIAKQYRNLSLIHDERDSQIDAAKEMYDGKKEEKKIKKAEKRANKAMAKLHKKYLAQLSAELTDKQVEAVKDGMTYNVAPNTFKVYQEMIPDLNQAQQDKIWDWLVEARERAMDAGSSHAKHAWFGKYKGKINNYLSDLGYDLKQAEKEMFERKKAANNP from the coding sequence ATGAACAAGAATATAAAATCATTCCTTTTGGCTGTCATTTTGATTACGGGTTTGGCAGCAGTAGCCCATGCACAGGGCTTTGATCCTGAATATGTGAAGGTAACCAACGAGCGGGCCGACAAGATTTTGGAAAACATGGATATTGCTGATCCACAGAAAGCGGACAAAGTCAGTGACATCATTGCAAAGCAATATCGGAACCTCAGCCTGATTCATGACGAGCGCGATTCACAGATCGACGCGGCCAAGGAGATGTATGATGGCAAAAAGGAAGAAAAGAAAATCAAAAAAGCTGAAAAGAGGGCAAATAAAGCCATGGCCAAGTTGCATAAAAAATACCTGGCCCAACTTTCTGCTGAGCTGACCGATAAGCAGGTGGAAGCGGTGAAAGATGGCATGACCTATAACGTGGCACCAAACACGTTTAAGGTTTATCAGGAGATGATCCCAGACCTTAACCAGGCACAGCAGGATAAAATTTGGGATTGGCTGGTGGAAGCCAGAGAACGTGCGATGGACGCAGGTTCTTCCCATGCCAAGCACGCTTGGTTTGGCAAATACAAAGGTAAAATCAACAACTACCTTTCCGACTTGGGATATGACCTTAAGCAAGCCGAAAAAGAAATGTTTGAGCGAAAAAAGGCAGCCAACAATCCGTAA
- a CDS encoding sulfatase — protein MRFPAHLLLFALIFYFSCKEETTTPPNILFIAVDDLRPELACYGKSYVHSPNFDQLAAESSLFENHFVTVPTCGASRYNLITGRLPKSPGDLSNQASVTNIANKPEDERPVTFMQALRQNGYYTVGIGKISHHPDGYVYGYLDPKSDKIELPGSWDEMHFNNGKWGTGHHAFFGYADGSNRNEMDKAVKPYEAAEVDDKGYPDGLTADLAIQKLKSLKQQQKPFFLGVGFFKPHLPFTAPKKYWDLYDEVDIPLAPFAAIPENSAKASLHNSGELNQYRLGEEKPNLEQAASDAYARKLRHGYLAAVSYIDAQVGKLLDELEAQGLADNTIVVVWGDHGWHLGDQKTWGKHTVFDNALKSVLMIKRPGKEGQRIKQVVSTTDIYPTVMELTNVPSQSTLDGESMVSLMDNPSAKEWRNTAYSYFSRGVSLRTPQYRLTKYFRDQPPAVELYDHLNDPHESKNVAKDLPKVVQQLMPIWEKGNTGIFEE, from the coding sequence ATGAGATTTCCGGCCCATCTGCTTTTATTTGCCCTTATCTTTTATTTTTCATGCAAAGAAGAAACCACCACCCCACCCAATATTCTTTTTATTGCCGTGGATGATCTTCGGCCAGAATTGGCTTGCTATGGAAAATCATATGTCCATTCCCCCAATTTTGATCAGTTAGCGGCTGAAAGTAGCCTTTTTGAAAACCACTTTGTGACGGTACCTACCTGTGGAGCCTCCCGTTACAACCTGATCACCGGAAGACTCCCCAAAAGCCCGGGAGACCTGAGCAACCAGGCTTCTGTGACCAATATTGCAAATAAGCCAGAAGACGAAAGGCCTGTTACCTTTATGCAAGCATTAAGGCAAAATGGCTATTACACCGTAGGGATCGGAAAAATCTCCCATCATCCCGATGGATATGTATATGGCTACCTTGACCCTAAAAGCGATAAAATCGAACTTCCGGGCAGCTGGGACGAAATGCACTTCAATAACGGTAAATGGGGCACGGGACATCATGCCTTTTTTGGGTATGCAGATGGCTCAAACCGCAACGAAATGGACAAAGCGGTCAAGCCTTATGAAGCCGCAGAGGTCGACGACAAAGGGTATCCGGATGGGCTTACCGCTGACCTGGCCATCCAAAAGCTAAAATCCCTAAAGCAGCAACAAAAGCCTTTTTTCTTGGGAGTGGGCTTTTTTAAACCCCACTTGCCCTTCACCGCCCCAAAAAAATACTGGGACCTCTATGATGAAGTAGACATTCCTTTGGCCCCATTTGCGGCTATTCCAGAAAACAGTGCCAAGGCCAGCCTTCATAACAGCGGGGAGCTAAACCAATACCGACTCGGGGAAGAAAAGCCTAACTTGGAACAGGCCGCCTCTGATGCCTATGCCCGAAAATTGCGTCATGGGTATTTGGCGGCGGTAAGTTATATCGATGCCCAGGTGGGCAAACTATTGGACGAACTAGAAGCGCAAGGCCTGGCCGATAATACCATAGTAGTGGTTTGGGGCGACCATGGCTGGCATTTGGGCGACCAAAAAACTTGGGGCAAGCATACGGTCTTTGACAATGCCCTGAAAAGTGTCCTGATGATCAAGCGGCCTGGAAAAGAAGGGCAGCGGATAAAGCAGGTCGTCAGCACTACAGACATCTATCCGACTGTCATGGAGCTTACCAATGTCCCTTCCCAATCGACCTTGGATGGAGAGAGTATGGTGTCCCTTATGGACAATCCTTCTGCTAAAGAATGGAGGAACACTGCTTACAGCTATTTCAGTAGAGGTGTTTCCCTACGAACCCCACAATATAGATTGACCAAATATTTCCGAGATCAGCCTCCAGCCGTGGAGCTATACGATCACCTAAACGACCCACATGAAAGTAAAAACGTGGCAAAGGACCTGCCAAAAGTAGTACAGCAACTTATGCCGATCTGGGAAAAGGGGAATACGGGGATCTTTGAGGAATAG